AGTGGACGCCCCGCAGCGTGAACGTGTACTCCCAGACCACCGCCGGGTGGCCGCGGAACGTCGTCTCCGCCAGGCGGATCTTGCGGTAGTCCTGACCCTGGTGGGCGTTGCGCTCCGAGGTCTGCCAGGTCTCCAGCAGGTCGCCGCGGGCCAGGGACGACTTGCCGACCAGTTCCTGCATGCCGTCCGGGGAGGTGTAGTGCACCTCCGCTCCCGTCTTCACGTCCCGCCGCCAGCCGTCGGGGGTCGCCCAGGCGAATCCTCCGGCCTCCCGGTGCGCGCCGGGCGGCAGGCTCCGCGGCCTGGCTGTGCCTTCGACGGTGGCTGAGGGCGTGGAGTCGGGGGTGGGGTCAGTGGTGGTGTCTTCAGCGGGTGGTGCGGAGGCCGAGGCACCAGCGCGGGGGGTGTCGTCGCCCGGTGAGCCGGAGGACGTCGCCAGCAGGATTCCCACCACGGCGCCGACCGTCGCGACCGTGGCCGCCGCGGCGGCGAGCATCGTACGGCGGTGGCCGGCTCGGGGGCGGACGGCGGCCGGTGTGGCGGGGCCAGGGAGTTCGCCGGGCGGCATGGCGGTGAGTGCCGGGGTGGGGCGGGGACGGCCCTCCGTTGCCGCCTGTGCCCGGGTGAGGGAGACGGGGCTCGGGCGGTGGGTGGCAGTGGTGGTGCTGACGGCGGGGTTCGGAGAACTGGCCGCGTTCGGTTGTGTCGTCCGTGCGGTGGGTGTGGGGGTGGAGGTGGAGGTGGGGACGGGTTCGCGGGGGTCCTTTGGGCTGGGTGGCCTGGGTGGTGGCGGCGACGGCGGCGTCGGGGCCGATGTCCCCGGCTCCGGTTCCGGGGCGGGTTGTTCGTCCGGCCCGGGTTTCAGGTCCGGCTCGGGCTTCGGGTCCGGCTCGGGCTTCAGGTCAGGCCCGGGTTTCAGGCCAGGCCCGGGCTTCAGGTCAGGCCCGGGCTTCAGGTCAGCCGCGGGTTCGGGCTGTCGGTCCGGCACCGCCACAGGTTCCCGAGCGGGTGCCGCATCCGACACCGGATCCGGCAACTCCCTTGCCCGCTCCCGCCGTTCGAGGCCCACTCCCACCGGCACCGTAGGCGTCGGCGCCGGGTGAGCGACCGGCTCCAAAGCCGCTGCCAGTTCCTCCAGCCCCGGGCGGACCGACGGGTCCTTTTCCAGCAGGGACGTCAGGATGTCGCGCAACGGGCCGGAGACCGCGGGGAGTTCGGGCTCCTCGTACAGGACCGCGTGCAGGGTCGCCAGCGTGGTGTCGCGGGCGAAGGGGGAACGGCCGCCCAGGGCCGCGCAGAGGGTCGCGCCGAGGGACCAGACGTCGGACGGCGGGCCCTGCGGGCGGCCGGAGATACGCTCGGGGGCCATGTAGTCGGGGGAGCCGACCAGCATGCCGACCATGGTGAGCGCCTTGGCGTCCTGGATCGCGGCGATGCCGAAGTCCGTGAGTACGACACGCCGTTCGCGTCCCGGTCCTGCCGGTCCGCTCCCGTTCTCCACCAGCACGTTGCCCGGCTTGATGTCCCGGTGCAGTACTCCCCGCGCATGGACCTGCCGTAGTGCCGCGACCAGGCCGAGGCCGATGCGGGCCGTATCGCGGGGGCCCA
The genomic region above belongs to Streptomyces coeruleorubidus and contains:
- a CDS encoding protein kinase domain-containing protein — translated: MGRVWRAADEILDRQVAVKEMRIDGLDAEDSRTRRERTLREARATARIDHPNVVRVYDVVDEGERLWLVMELVAGRSLERIIAEEGPLGPRDTARIGLGLVAALRQVHARGVLHRDIKPGNVLVENGSGPAGPGRERRVVLTDFGIAAIQDAKALTMVGMLVGSPDYMAPERISGRPQGPPSDVWSLGATLCAALGGRSPFARDTTLATLHAVLYEEPELPAVSGPLRDILTSLLEKDPSVRPGLEELAAALEPVAHPAPTPTVPVGVGLERRERARELPDPVSDAAPAREPVAVPDRQPEPAADLKPGPDLKPGPGLKPGPDLKPEPDPKPEPDLKPGPDEQPAPEPEPGTSAPTPPSPPPPRPPSPKDPREPVPTSTSTPTPTARTTQPNAASSPNPAVSTTTATHRPSPVSLTRAQAATEGRPRPTPALTAMPPGELPGPATPAAVRPRAGHRRTMLAAAAATVATVGAVVGILLATSSGSPGDDTPRAGASASAPPAEDTTTDPTPDSTPSATVEGTARPRSLPPGAHREAGGFAWATPDGWRRDVKTGAEVHYTSPDGMQELVGKSSLARGDLLETWQTSERNAHQGQDYRKIRLAETTFRGHPAVVWEYTFTLRGVHWHARLLGFNADGKSYQINTWYDSGIEPEALRTYEQVKDSFTVL